The window TTTTGTAAACGGTAAGGTCTGCCAAACATCAATAAAATTCGTTAAGCTCCATGTAGCAGGAACTATCTTTGGGGGAAATGCTAATGATTCTGTCAATGTTTTAAAGGCTGTTAAAATACTCCAAATAAAAGGCAGTACCATAATAAGCGCACCTAAAGTCAATAAGACATACACTATTAAATAGTTATTTTTCTTTTTTTTAAACTCCATAACGTTCTCTCCTATCTATAATGTACCCATTTTTTCTGAAGTTGCATTTGAATAAACGTACAGAACATAATAATAACTAATAAAATAATCGCAATGGCTGCACCGTATCCTTTATCATTATTGACAAACGTCGCTCGATAAAATAAATAAACAATTGATTGTGCTGATTTTATCGCTGGATTTGCCTTGTCTACCATCATAAAGATCAAATCAAAGACTTGAAGGGCTCCAATAAATGAGGTAGTTACTACAAAAAATAAAGTCGGTGACAACATCGGCAATGTAATACTGAAAAACTTCCGAATACTGCTGGCACCATCAATTTCTGCTGCTTCATAATAGGATTTTGGAATATCTTGTAAACCGCCGAGTAAAATAATCATATTATAGCCCACGCCCGACCAAATCCCGACAATCATCACCGCGATTAAAACAAAATGACTATCGCCAATCCAGTTAGGTCCGTTAATTCCAATTAACGAAAGTAAATAATTAATCAAGCCATAGTCAGAGT is drawn from Carnobacterium gallinarum DSM 4847 and contains these coding sequences:
- a CDS encoding carbohydrate ABC transporter permease, with translation MKQSALSKRNRQKYFWAFILVAPTLLFVLIMNIWPIIQTFYFSLNQIKGLGVPKWIGFENYIKAFQDKDLASSIWNTAIYTVVTVPIGTFLSLITAVFLNTKIKGKSFFRVLYFIPVVSAPAAIAMVWRWLYNSDYGLINYLLSLIGINGPNWIGDSHFVLIAVMIVGIWSGVGYNMIILLGGLQDIPKSYYEAAEIDGASSIRKFFSITLPMLSPTLFFVVTTSFIGALQVFDLIFMMVDKANPAIKSAQSIVYLFYRATFVNNDKGYGAAIAIILLVIIMFCTFIQMQLQKKWVHYR